Proteins encoded by one window of Longimicrobium sp.:
- a CDS encoding HD domain-containing phosphohydrolase: MPKPAQRAVSAPEMADDEAVPVSTPPATASAPDAAPAQDAGGSSTAALAEVLVRLLERDGPVMRAESSLRRLLVQALGRELGLGAPQQEALGLAALLGDLGGSSGEPGRNLAVTLQLLSGVSLPEAAREALAHQYERWDGGGLPAGLREEQIPFPARVLAVARAAAALLGEGRSGAAAVVDELQRQAGSAFDPLVVSVLRRVFAQRERHGIGYGWGGRVAVVHPLELRALELAARLHGEGYATETAGTAAALRERLRAGAPQALVVGADIPDGDAAALIREVRGLAASLPVLVVDAADARRRVELLGAGADVCFPPDAEFPEVRATLDALLRRGEATFPREATLQLLEEPRDASRSRPVAAGVLGA, from the coding sequence ATGCCCAAGCCCGCTCAGCGCGCCGTCTCGGCCCCCGAAATGGCCGACGATGAAGCCGTTCCCGTGAGCACCCCGCCCGCGACCGCGTCCGCGCCGGACGCGGCTCCCGCGCAGGACGCCGGGGGCTCGTCCACCGCCGCGCTGGCCGAAGTGCTCGTGCGGCTGCTGGAGCGCGACGGGCCGGTGATGCGCGCCGAGAGCAGCCTGCGCCGCCTGCTGGTGCAGGCGCTGGGACGCGAGCTGGGGCTGGGCGCGCCGCAGCAGGAAGCGCTCGGGCTGGCGGCGCTGCTGGGCGACCTGGGCGGCTCCAGCGGCGAGCCGGGGCGCAACCTGGCCGTCACGCTGCAGCTCCTGTCGGGCGTGTCGCTCCCCGAGGCCGCGCGCGAGGCGCTGGCGCACCAGTACGAGCGGTGGGACGGCGGCGGGCTCCCGGCCGGGCTCCGCGAGGAGCAGATCCCGTTTCCGGCGCGGGTGCTGGCGGTGGCCCGCGCGGCGGCGGCGCTGCTGGGCGAGGGCCGCTCCGGCGCGGCGGCGGTGGTGGACGAGCTGCAGCGGCAGGCCGGCAGCGCCTTCGACCCGCTGGTGGTGAGCGTCCTGCGCCGCGTCTTTGCGCAGCGCGAGCGCCACGGCATCGGCTACGGCTGGGGCGGGCGCGTGGCGGTGGTGCACCCCCTCGAGCTGCGCGCGCTGGAGCTGGCCGCGCGCCTGCACGGCGAGGGCTACGCCACCGAGACCGCCGGCACCGCGGCCGCGCTGCGCGAGCGGCTGCGCGCCGGGGCCCCGCAGGCTCTGGTGGTGGGCGCCGACATCCCGGACGGCGATGCCGCCGCGCTGATCCGCGAGGTGCGCGGGCTTGCCGCGTCGCTCCCGGTGCTGGTGGTGGACGCGGCCGACGCCCGCCGCCGCGTGGAGCTTCTCGGCGCCGGCGCGGACGTCTGCTTCCCGCCGGACGCGGAGTTCCCGGAGGTGCGCGCCACGCTGGACGCCCTCCTGCGCCGCGGCGAGGCGACCTTCCCCCGCGAGGCGACGCTCCAGCTTCTCGAGGAGCCGCGCGACGCGAGCCGTTCGCGCCCGGTCGCCGCGGGGGTGCTGGGGGCCTGA